The following proteins are encoded in a genomic region of Triticum dicoccoides isolate Atlit2015 ecotype Zavitan chromosome 1B, WEW_v2.0, whole genome shotgun sequence:
- the LOC119310373 gene encoding calcineurin B-like protein 4: MGCASSSPSPSKREQRAQGYQEPAVLAAETSFTANEVEALYELYKKLSYSIFKDGLIHKEEFRLALFGTSKRDNLFADRVFDLFDQKRNGVIEFGEFVRSLSIFHPKAPESDKTTFAFKLYDLRGTGYIEKEELREMVVALLDESDLCLSDSAVDEIVDYTFGQADSNGDGRIDPKEWEEFVKKNPTSLRNMSLPYLQDITTSFPSFVMHSEVENYDGVGK, from the exons ATGGGCTgcgcgtcgtcgtcgccgtcgccgtcgaagCGTGAGCAGCGCGCACAGGGGTACCAGGAGCCCGCCGTCCTCGCTGCCGAGACCTCCT TCACGGCGAACGAGGTGGAGGCGCTGTACGAGCTCTACAAGAAGCTCAGCTACTCCATCTTCAAGGACGGCCTCATCCACAAG GAGGAGTTTCGGCTCGCACTGTTCGGGACCAGCAAACGAGACAACCTCTTCGCAGATAGGGTGTTCGACCTCTTCGATCAGAAGCGCAACGGGGTGATCGAGTTCGGCGAGTTCGTGCGCTCGCTCAGCATCTTCCACCCCAAAGCGCCTGAATCAGACAAGACCACGT TTGCATTCAAACTGTACGATTTGAGGGGCACAGGCTACATCGAGAAAGAAGAG CTTAGGGAGATGGTGGTAGCACTTCTCGATGAGTCGGACCTATGTCTCTCGGATAGCGCCGTCGACGAGATCGTTGACTAT ACGTTCGGTCAAGCAGACTCGAACGGTGATGGGAGGATAGACCCCAAGGAATGGGAGGAGTTTGTCAAGAAGAACCCAACGTCACTCAGGAACATGTCACTGCCCTATCTCCA GGACATCACGACGTCGTTTCCGAGCTTTGTAATGCATTCGGAAGTCGAAAATTACGATGGAGTCGGCAAATAA